The genomic stretch ATCAATTCATTTCCTGATTCATCAAGCAAAGGATTTCCATTTTCCGTCAATCTCGCATTTAAAGTAAAATGACTTAAATGTGGCGCTCCAGTTGCAAAATGCCAAAGTCCGTTAATCAGAAAAGTTCCATCAGTTTGCTTTTCTGCAGTTCCACCAATCATTCCACTTCCTCCAAAACAGGTTTTGGGATTAGAAAAAAGTTCTTTCGCAATATTGGGTTTTAAATTTCTTGAGAAAAAGTTGGCGCCCGAACATAATGTCAACATCCAGCCTAAACTTCCATCTATTTTTGACCAATCAAAAAGGAGTTTCAAACCTTGATTTAAGCGTAATCCCAATCCGCCATACACTTTCGGAACCCAGATCTGAAGCAATCTTTCCTCATGAATCTGATCAATAATTAATTGCGGAACTTCAAAAGCTCCATGCATTTTCATTCTTATTTCTTTAGGTGTAAACATACCTTTTATCTATTTCTGAATAATTAAAAAGATTATTTTTAAATCAAAATGGCACTTTATAATCCTTATTATTTCAACGCAAAGTTTTATTTCTGTTGTTATAATTTAAGGGACAAAGAATAATCAATAAAATTGATTCAAAGCATATGTTTTCAAGCTTCATCAGCGACTTGTCGCCATCTTTGCTCCTTAAAATATTAATCTCAAAAATTAAAATCTTTGCGTTTTAATCCACAACATCAGATTAAGTCGCTGCAACCGATTTACTGTAACATACCTTTTAGCTACAATTAACTTCATTAAAGTGGAATCTTATAATTCTTACTTTTTCAACGCAAAGCTTTACTTCTGTCCGTTTATTATTTAAGAGGCAAAGAATAATCAATAAAATTGATTCAAAGCATATGTTTTCAAGCTTCATCAGCGACTTGTCGCCATCTTTGCTCCTTAAAATATTAATCTCAAAAATTAAAATCTTTGCGTTTTAATCCACAACATCAGATTAAGTCGCTGCAACCGATTTAGTTTTAATGATTTTTCGCCATTCCAAATAACCGGAAATTGCAACAATAAACAAGAAAGCCGTCAAAACTGCATACAAATAAAGACCTTTATGAATCAACAACGGAATTGCAATGATGTTACTGATATTAAGTAAAACCCAGTTTTCAATTTTTCTCCGAGCCATCAACCACATTCCTGCCCATGCAAAAGCACTGACTAAAGAATCCAAAATTGGAACATCAGAATCTGTAAAATTCGTCAGGAAAAAACAGAAAACAGCAAATGTTCCAAGTACGATTCCTGCAGTAATTAATTTTTCATTTTTGGTGGTTTCGGAAATGGTGGTTTCAGACTTTCGTTTTCCAAACTTCCAGTACAGCCATCCGTAAATACTCATTACCAGATAGTAAAGATTAAGTGTAAACTCGGCGTAGAGTTTAGATTGAATCATCACATAAAGTGTTAATGAAATTCCGGCAATACCAAAAAGATAATTATTCGAATTGTTTTTTCTTGCCAATAAAACCTGAAATACTGAAAAGAAGACACCAAGCCATTCTTGCCATGTTGTCTGTTGTAAAATGTCCTGCATCAAATTAACTTAAATAAAATTAAATGATGAGATGATAAATCAAAATTCCCTACGCTGGAATTACCCAGATCAGGTGTGGAAAATTTTCCCGGGTATCATCTCAGCCGCAATTTGCAGCACCCCATTGATGGCGCAAAATTGATGTTTTAAAATGACATTAAAAAATATTTACTAATTTTTATTACAAAAAATTGAGACCAGAAATCTGTTTTAAAAAAGGTTCTCGCAGATTGAGCTAATTAGGTAGATTAATTTAACCTTTTGCAGAAAGTTTGTCATGCTGAAAGCATCTCAGCATTGATAAAATCATTTCGTACATCAGCAGTCGTTTACAAACGGATATTTCGTACCTTTAAATCTCAAATAAATTTATTGTGAAAAAAACTTTCAAAAGAACACTCAGAGTATCAAAATATGTAATTTATAAAGAAACACTTGTTGATTATAAAGAATTTTTTTGGTCTTTTCTAGGTGCCTTTTTCGGAATCGGACTGATTGCTTTTCTGCAATCTCACTATTTGTTGCAGCAGGAAAATGTATTTTTGATAGGTTCATTTGGCGCCTCAAGTGTTTTAATCTACGGAGCCATTCAAAGTCCGTTGGCTCAACCAAGAAATCTTGTCGGCGGTCATGTCATTTCAGCTATCGTTGGAGTTACCGTTTACCAGATTGTTCCGGATATTTTATGGCTTTCGGCGCCTTTGGCTGTTGCTTTTTCCATCATTTTGATGCAGTACACCAAAACTTTGCATCCGCCGGGTGGCGCAACTGCATTAATTGCCGTAACATCTCCCGGAAAAATTGCTGATCTTGGATATTGGTATGTACTATCTCCTGTTTTGTCGGGCTGTATTATTTTACTTTTAGTAGCTTTATTTTTTAATAATATCACCAAAAACAGAAGTTACCCTACAAGTTCGAGATGGAAGAGACTTTTACATAAAAAACACAAACACAGTTTGAAAAATTAAAGAATATGGAATGTATAGAATGCGGTGAAAAAATCATTGGCAGATCCGATAAAAAATTCTGCAAT from Chryseobacterium indoltheticum encodes the following:
- a CDS encoding HPP family protein is translated as MKKTFKRTLRVSKYVIYKETLVDYKEFFWSFLGAFFGIGLIAFLQSHYLLQQENVFLIGSFGASSVLIYGAIQSPLAQPRNLVGGHVISAIVGVTVYQIVPDILWLSAPLAVAFSIILMQYTKTLHPPGGATALIAVTSPGKIADLGYWYVLSPVLSGCIILLLVALFFNNITKNRSYPTSSRWKRLLHKKHKHSLKN
- the pnuC gene encoding nicotinamide riboside transporter PnuC; amino-acid sequence: MMQDILQQTTWQEWLGVFFSVFQVLLARKNNSNNYLFGIAGISLTLYVMIQSKLYAEFTLNLYYLVMSIYGWLYWKFGKRKSETTISETTKNEKLITAGIVLGTFAVFCFFLTNFTDSDVPILDSLVSAFAWAGMWLMARRKIENWVLLNISNIIAIPLLIHKGLYLYAVLTAFLFIVAISGYLEWRKIIKTKSVAAT